From a single Larimichthys crocea isolate SSNF chromosome XIII, L_crocea_2.0, whole genome shotgun sequence genomic region:
- the znf576.2 gene encoding zinc finger protein 576.2 — protein MDSGILNIEEIVMGRGLPDPPPEAPPEKPAEPYKPITLNGPPAPPVQPYQHENLQCFQCFITFCSAKAKERHMKKSHREEYKQQLQQGNTLFTCYVCDRTFLSSEELTQHQPTHSKDDKPFKCVHCKESFKTFSELTSHRRQVCPEKQLVCKDCNETFRSAGLLRTHRLTQHPRPDVETAEQPEDPAKTHRCKKCGQGFEAESELLAHQEKYPEGQQCNGNASAIKKRGRPSKTEEPAAPAEKKGKRKKKDEAEASEEAEKASSTSESAAPPAEEKGKAGGAKRGRPSKAAATAAKTETEDKTSPEDDAPGKEKKPKADVASSRQHPCPECDLTFPGLIQLRLHKKEKHTPRKAHPCEECEESFARQEQLDAHMSRAHAVGRFACATCGKSFGRERTLKAHEKSHPEEKPENPSAKR, from the exons ATGGACTCTGGGATTTTGAACATAGAGGAGATAGTGATGGGACGGGGATTGCCTGATCCACCTCCAGAAGCTCCCCCTGAAAAGCCAGCAGAGCCGTACAAACCCATCACTTTGAACGGACCTCCTGCACCCCCTGTTCAGCCCT ACCAGCATGAAAATCTGCAGTGTTTCCAGTGCTTCATCACGTTCTGCAGTGCCAAAGCCAAGGAGAGGCATATGAAGAAGAGCCACCGGGAAGAGTACAAGCAACAGCTTCAGCAG GGAAACACACTGTTCACGTGCTATGTGTGTGACCGCACGTTTCTGTCATCTGAGGAACTGACACAGCACCAGCCAACACACAGCAAGGATGACAAGCCCTTCAAATGTGTTCACTGCAAGGAGAGCTTTAAAACGTTCTCTGAA CTCACGTCCCATCGAAGACAGGTGTGTCCAGAGAAACAGTTGGTATGTAAAGATTGCAATGAAACCTTCCGGAGTGCTGGACTGCTGCGTACTCATCGCCTGACCCAGCATCCCCGCCCAGACGTAGAGACTGCAGAACAACCTGAGGACCCTGCGAAAACCCACCGCTGTAAGAAGTGTGGTCAAGGCTTTGAAGCAGAATCCGAGCTTCTAGCACACCAGGAGAAGTACCCCGAAGGTCAGCAATGCAACGGCAATGCTTCAGCCATCAAGAAACGTGGACGCCCTTCGAAAACCGAAGAACCGGCGGCGCCTGCTGAGAAAAAGGGAAAGCGGAAAAAGAAGGATGAGGCAGAAGCTTCCGAGGAGGCGGAGAAGGCCAGCAGCACGTCAGAGTCGGCGGCACCTCCAGcagaggaaaagggaaaagcTGGTGGAGCAAAGCGTGGTCGTCCTTctaaagcagcagcaacagcagcaaagaCAGAAACGGAAGATAAGACGAGTCCTGAGGATGATGCTCcaggaaaggagaagaaaccTAAAGCAGACGTCGCTTCGTCCCGTCAGCACCCCTGTCCTGAATGTGACCTCACATTCCCCGGCTTGATTCAACTCCGTCTTCACAAGAAGGAGAAACACACCCCTCGGAAGGCCCATCCCTGCGAAGAATGTGAAGAGAGCTTCGCCCGTCAAGAGCAGCTGGACGCCCACATGTCACGGGCTCACGCTGTGGGCCGCTTTGCCTGTGCAACCTGCGGGAAAAGCTTTGGCCGAGAGCGCACCTTGAAAGCTCACGAGAAAAGCCACCCGGAGGAAAAGCCTGAAAACCCAAGTGCAAAGAGATAA